The region AGGTTGGGTCATCAGATGCAGAAGATATATCACCTTCCCTAGAAGAACATGCCCAGGATTTGCAAGAGTTGGCAGATATGCTTGCAGAGAAAGGGTTCCGACTCGCGTACGAAAATTGGTGTTGGGCCACATACGCCCCAGCATGGAAAGACGTATGGGAGATATCCCACATGGCCGATCGCAAAAACATTGGGCTTTGCCTAGATACCTTTCAGTCGGCAGGGGGAGAGTATGGTGATCCATCAACCGACTCGGGCTTCATCGAAGACTTTAGCTCAACTGAACTGGACAGCCGATGGAAGCATAGTTTGACCGAATTGGAGCATACTGTGCCTGGAGACAAAATCTTTCTGCTTCAGATTTCAGATGCATACAAAATGAAACCACCTCTTCGTGACACAAATGAGAGGGCGAGATCGGCGTGGAGTCATGACTATCGGCCGCTGCCCTTTAAGGGTGGCTATCTTCCAATTCAGGACTTTTTGAATGCTGTGTTGCGAACTGGCTTTAGGGGATGGTTGTCAGTGGAGGTTTTCGACTCGAAGCCTAAGAAAGGCTCGTCGATGAAAGAATATGTGGAAGCAGCTATGCAGTCTTTGACTCGAATGCTCGTTGCTACTGAGTGACCTATAGAGATATCAGGATGCTCTTGGGAGACATGTAATCATCTATCTCTTTGtagaaaacttggcttcgtcaaggtTTTCATAGGAATACCTTGGATTATTACGCTCATCCCGACGACTATGTCCACTGGCCCTAGAAATTCACTTCAGAAGCTCAGAATGACCGTCAAGTCCACTCCATTTTGGTTTCCCGTCGTCAATGTCCACACAGCGCTGTGAGTAAAAGATATGACATCTAACATGTATCAGCGAAGGAAACAGCTCAACGAGGTATTGTACTCACTGAACCTCAAAATTTGCCCTCTGGTCAGTAGTCATTGACAACAGTGGTGGAAAAACAAGTGCCATGTTCCTTCCTTCGTCCATAATGTGTGATCCGCAATGTGAACAGCTGACTTTACATGGCAGCTCATGATGATTGTCCATTTTTGCTGAGTTATAAAACTTGAGTTGGTCGACTCCTCTCTCAAAGGCCATATCGTACTTTTGAAGGATGGCTGCCCATTGAAATGGGGCACCTGAGTTATTGGGAACATGTCAGCTACAGGGCCATCTTAGGAGACTTAATCGTTTACTGGGCAAGAATACCATGGATTCTTTGACAGCCGGTACAGTGACAGAATTTAGATGCCAACGGCTTGTTACTGCTTAGCCAGTACACGACTTTTTCGCAATGGCATGAACCGCGAATTTCCCTCCGAAACTGGCTTCCCGGTGATTGATATGGCGGATGGTGTCGCCATTCTTCAGAAGCCATTCTAGTATACTGATTGGCTGCCCGATTAAAGCTGCGTCAAATTGCCCGAGTTCCGAATATATAATTGTGATGCCAGTACAGTTGAAGCTTTTTTCAGATTCGACAGATATCGGCTCAGATCATGATTTTGGTCTCCGCGTGCCGCGCACGGCCATTGGACGTGCCACAGCAAAGCCTCGCCATGAGAAGTGAGTGAGCGGCTTGGCGCGGCAAAAGTATAATTACGTGAGGCTTGCGTCACGCCTCAAATGGAGAGTTCAGGCGTTGAAACGGCTCAGGATCACCACATGGCAAATCATGACGTCACAGTGTTGTCGACACATTACTGCTATCTGAGGTCAATGTCGACGTAGTGATTGTATCACAAGTTTATACCATAGTCGCAGTAGACCAGGGTCGCTAGCAAGACGTAAAGTCTTGCTGTGTTGACATGGATTTATTAAAGATTCACGCAGAGAACTCCAACTTTCATGCCCGAAGTAAAATACTTCAGAAAGCCAATCGCAACTTACACAAGTCACAACACTGATCGATTCTCGTGGTGAACCCAGATTTTGGATTAATCTGGCATCTTCGCTTCCCACATGATGCATGTATAAACTGTCGCGATATAACGGACATATTAAAGACAAAGGTCAACCAGCCTTTTGGCCAAGACCTcaacatcatgtccaacTCCAGGGCTGGAGatcctcaccatcaccagacaAATGGCCAGAACATCGACCGTCCGCCGGGAAGACTCCTACGTCGGGTGAACGACACTTGGGAAGACGTTCTCTACTATATCGGGACAATATATTATAAACTTGGAGGGCGATGAAGGAATCGGGCGACAGATACGCATAGTGTCTATCACGGGTGCAACTCCAACACTAGCCTCACGTGTTCTATTATGCTGTATGCTGAGTAACGTGTTTGAGCCTgcaaaggcaaggaagcTAAAAGTCACATTGCCATAGCGTGGGCATTAGACCGAATTTAATGTTAGCAAAACTTGTGAATAGAATTGTTTGTGCAATATGACGTCAGTTTGTCAACCACCTCAAGCCATCCACCTCATTGTTCCCTCTCCTCCCAAACGCATCACAATCATCAGCCTTCTTAAGGTATTGTGTACATAGCTATGAACAAAACGGCCACTGAGGGCGGTTACCACCTCTTTGCTGCTCCATACATCTGAGTTTAGTACGTTACGCATGTATTTCCGAGCACACAAAGTTTGCAAGGCTGTGGCTCGTGCTCTGGGGGAAACCCCAGATCCTGAGTCCGCCCAGGATGACACTtcaagaaaaagaaaacttATCCATCGTTTGATCCTGTTCTTCTCTATCTTTGGGTTTCGGTATTCTCGACATCGTTCTTCGGCCTTTCTCGCGATGAGGCATGGAACCTGGTATATCGAAGAACGTGAATACGCAGAGTCATTTCGTCGGCCTAGGTCAGATTCCACGGATTCAGGACATAGCCGTAATTGGAAAGCAGACCTTATTCCTCTTGGTGATCTCGGATATAGTGGCTCTACGtttctcatcaccagcaacgagAAGTATCTTGTCAAATCACTAGACCGCCGTTTTGAATATCGCTTCTTCATGTACGAGATACTCCAGTCTTACATCGATCATATGACGACATATCCGGGGAGTCTACTGGCCCGGGTCACGGATCTGCTCTGTGTTACGACCACAACGTTGGGAGGTTTGCTAGGACTCGCACCAACGCATCTCATTGTTATGGAAAATCTTACGCATGGAAAGGGACTTGAGAACGACGACACTCTGACAGCTCAATGGAGTACCTATGATTTA is a window of Pochonia chlamydosporia 170 chromosome 5, whole genome shotgun sequence DNA encoding:
- a CDS encoding 3-dehydroshikimate dehydratase protein (similar to Eutypa lata UCREL1 XP_007793056.1), which produces MGIQYQGHNIPTSFASCSIPLYFNAGLPQKLEAIRNAGFDGIEMSMPDILAYGSDLEGKTIREDDYDTLSNVAGKIRILTDQLGLEILMLQPFSRFEGWSKDEHAQQRKGAFTRARGWMRIMESLGTDMLQVGSSDAEDISPSLEEHAQDLQELADMLAEKGFRLAYENWCWATYAPAWKDVWEISHMADRKNIGLCLDTFQSAGGEYGDPSTDSGFIEDFSSTELDSRWKHSLTELEHTVPGDKIFLLQISDAYKMKPPLRDTNERARSAWSHDYRPLPFKGGYLPIQDFLNAVLRTGFRGWLSVEVFDSKPKKGSSMKEYVEAAMQSLTRMLVATE